Proteins encoded by one window of candidate division WOR-3 bacterium:
- a CDS encoding amino acid racemase, giving the protein MKTAGIIGGMGPQATIDFLNKVVSLTKAGKDQEHIKLIIYMNPTIPDRSRALLENGENPESALITSARLLEKAGADFLAVPCVTAHYWIAKIRNSIKIPVLDIIEITLKKIKESSAVKKVGILATTGTLRTHLFEKRFEPEGYRIIVPDAKTQEQTVMRIIYAIKKGEQPGIFKAKLLQVCETLISCGVEVIIAACTEIPLIMDLNDLPIPFVDVNHLLAKAVVEAAEQ; this is encoded by the coding sequence ATGAAGACCGCCGGTATTATCGGAGGAATGGGACCTCAGGCGACGATCGACTTTCTGAACAAAGTCGTTTCTTTGACCAAGGCGGGAAAAGATCAGGAACACATCAAACTCATAATATATATGAATCCCACAATACCGGACCGCTCCAGGGCACTCCTCGAGAACGGAGAAAATCCTGAATCAGCGCTCATAACTTCAGCACGCTTACTTGAAAAAGCCGGTGCGGATTTCCTCGCCGTCCCCTGTGTCACGGCCCATTACTGGATAGCGAAAATCAGGAATTCAATCAAGATACCGGTACTGGACATTATTGAAATCACTTTAAAAAAGATAAAGGAGTCTTCAGCGGTTAAAAAAGTGGGTATCCTCGCGACCACGGGTACGCTCAGGACACACCTCTTCGAAAAGAGGTTTGAGCCCGAGGGCTATAGAATCATTGTTCCGGATGCAAAAACACAAGAGCAGACCGTGATGAGAATCATCTATGCGATAAAAAAAGGAGAACAGCCCGGGATTTTCAAAGCGAAATTATTGCAGGTCTGTGAAACGCTCATCTCCTGCGGTGTAGAGGTGATAATCGCCGCCTGTACTGAAATCCCCCTGATAATGGATTTGAATGATCTTCCAATTCCTTTTGTGGACGTAAATCACCTCCTGGCAAAAGCCGTCGTCGAGGCGGCGGAGCAATAA
- a CDS encoding ATP-dependent Clp protease ATP-binding subunit yields MQERFTERLRKIVHLARDEAHKFKQNFIGTEHLLLALIKEGEGVGAMVLINLGLELNELRKSIENSITFGSGGKIDVPLSNEARLCLNYAMEEAKNFGHSYVGTEHLLLGIIKTQGSLGAQILDSVGMDYETVKNEIIQLLRPEGVMTGKTKGKHRGSALDLFSRDLTQLARDEKLDPIIGREKEIERVIQVLSRRKKNNPVLVGEAGVGKTAIVEGLAQDIVAENVPDSLKNKRVVALDMASIVAGTKYRGQFEERLKAVINEVKKNQNIIIFIDELHTIVGAGAAEGAIDASNMLKPALARGELQCVGATTLEDYRRYIEKNGALERRFQPIIVNPPTVKETINILQGLKKKYEDHHNVTYTDESLEAAARLSDRYITDRFMPDKAIDVIDEAGAKVKLSKIVTNDEERELEEQLNAIREQKEKMVAEQRFEEAARLRDEQKKLTQKLKELKKGTTKLRPTVLEEDIAFVVSRWTGIPVSKIEEKESKRLLRMEDELRKKIVGQDEAISAIAKAVRRSRAGVKDPRRPIGSFIFLGPTGVGKTELARRLAEFLFGDTNSLINLDMSEYMEKFNVSRLIGAPPGYVGYEEGGQLTEKVKRKPYSVVLFDEIEKAHPDVFNILLQILEDGQLTDSYGRKVDFKNTVIIMTSNVGTADIKRSDGLGFTKASADLSYEKMKTKLLEQVKKLFSPEFLNRIDEIIVFRQLTKEDMKKIVDILINEVEERLQERNMVLELDETSKELLVEEGFDPEFGARPIKRTIRRLIEDPLSEEILKGKIKDGKRICLIRSGDKIAFKQK; encoded by the coding sequence TTGCAAGAAAGATTTACGGAAAGACTGAGAAAAATCGTGCATCTCGCCCGTGACGAGGCGCATAAATTTAAACAGAATTTTATCGGCACCGAGCATCTGCTTCTGGCTTTAATCAAAGAAGGTGAAGGTGTCGGTGCAATGGTTTTGATAAATCTCGGGCTTGAATTGAATGAACTGCGTAAAAGCATTGAAAACTCGATCACTTTCGGCAGCGGCGGTAAGATAGACGTCCCCCTCAGTAATGAAGCAAGGCTCTGCCTGAACTATGCAATGGAAGAAGCAAAAAACTTCGGCCATTCATACGTCGGCACCGAGCATCTGCTCCTCGGCATCATAAAAACCCAGGGCAGCCTCGGCGCCCAGATCCTTGATTCGGTAGGAATGGACTATGAGACCGTCAAGAACGAAATTATTCAATTGCTGAGACCTGAGGGAGTCATGACCGGCAAGACCAAAGGAAAACACCGTGGTTCGGCTTTAGACCTCTTTTCGCGCGACCTTACCCAACTCGCCCGCGATGAAAAATTGGATCCGATTATCGGACGGGAAAAAGAGATCGAAAGGGTCATACAGGTCCTGTCACGCCGCAAAAAGAACAATCCCGTACTTGTCGGAGAGGCAGGCGTGGGTAAAACCGCCATTGTTGAAGGGCTCGCTCAGGATATCGTCGCCGAGAATGTTCCGGATTCATTGAAGAACAAGAGGGTCGTCGCGCTCGACATGGCGTCGATCGTCGCCGGTACCAAATACCGCGGTCAGTTCGAAGAACGTCTGAAAGCGGTCATCAACGAAGTGAAGAAGAATCAAAACATAATCATCTTCATCGACGAACTCCACACAATCGTCGGTGCCGGTGCAGCAGAAGGAGCGATCGACGCATCCAATATGCTGAAACCCGCTCTTGCAAGGGGTGAACTGCAGTGCGTCGGCGCCACCACCCTTGAGGACTATCGGAGATACATAGAAAAGAACGGCGCCCTTGAACGTAGATTTCAACCGATCATCGTCAACCCGCCTACGGTCAAAGAAACAATAAATATTCTTCAGGGGTTGAAAAAGAAGTATGAAGACCACCACAATGTTACTTATACTGATGAATCACTTGAAGCGGCGGCTCGGTTATCTGATCGATACATAACCGACCGATTCATGCCCGACAAAGCGATCGACGTGATCGACGAGGCAGGCGCGAAAGTGAAACTTTCCAAGATCGTCACGAACGATGAAGAACGTGAACTGGAAGAACAGCTCAATGCAATCAGAGAGCAGAAAGAGAAGATGGTAGCGGAACAGAGATTTGAAGAAGCGGCGCGTTTAAGAGATGAACAGAAAAAGCTCACCCAGAAGTTGAAAGAGCTCAAAAAAGGAACGACCAAACTCCGACCCACGGTTCTTGAAGAGGATATCGCTTTCGTCGTATCAAGATGGACGGGTATCCCGGTGTCGAAGATCGAAGAGAAAGAGTCGAAAAGGCTGCTCAGGATGGAAGATGAACTGCGCAAAAAAATCGTTGGGCAGGATGAAGCCATCAGCGCCATCGCCAAAGCAGTAAGAAGAAGTCGGGCAGGAGTTAAAGACCCGCGGCGTCCGATCGGTTCTTTCATCTTTCTCGGTCCGACCGGCGTGGGCAAAACAGAACTTGCAAGGCGCCTCGCTGAATTTTTATTCGGAGACACAAATTCATTGATAAATCTTGATATGTCCGAATATATGGAAAAGTTCAATGTCTCCAGGCTTATCGGCGCTCCGCCCGGATACGTGGGATATGAGGAAGGCGGTCAATTAACGGAAAAAGTAAAAAGAAAACCTTACTCGGTCGTGCTCTTTGATGAAATCGAAAAAGCCCATCCTGATGTCTTTAATATTCTCCTGCAGATCCTCGAGGATGGCCAGCTGACAGATTCTTACGGCAGAAAGGTCGATTTTAAAAACACCGTGATTATAATGACCTCCAATGTCGGGACCGCGGACATCAAACGGAGCGACGGTCTCGGTTTCACGAAAGCATCGGCTGACCTCTCATACGAAAAGATGAAGACTAAATTGTTGGAGCAGGTGAAAAAACTCTTTTCACCGGAATTTTTGAACAGAATCGACGAGATCATCGTCTTCAGACAGCTCACCAAAGAAGATATGAAGAAAATCGTCGATATACTCATCAATGAAGTGGAAGAGAGACTGCAGGAAAGAAATATGGTCCTGGAACTCGATGAAACAAGTAAAGAATTATTGGTGGAAGAAGGATTTGACCCGGAATTCGGCGCCCGTCCCATCAAAAGAACGATCCGTCGATTAATCGAGGATCCGCTCTCTGAAGAAATCCTGAAGGGTAAAATAAAGGACGGAAAACGTATATGCTTGATTAGGTCCGGCGATAAAATAGCATTCAAGCAAAAGTGA
- the bamA gene encoding outer membrane protein assembly factor BamA, whose translation MQAKVILLFFLFHYTIADVNVDARWTDPQLILEAAGLKVGGDFNDEDVQEIIHNLARLKLFNFVSVDTSIVGDGIFIKITVEEAPFLKSRPKFIGNKKIKDKKLRERLDLKPGQVITDKTIFDCKRKIIALYKENSFYNTEVRDSMTVDSLNKAELFFLIKEGGEPRIGSIVINGNSAFSDNKIRKLMQNKPKAFLRAGKLDEEKLAEDIVKIREFYKEHGYLDVEVEEPIIEVKDNKFIITINIQENKKYYIGDIGFEGNSVFGTQQLERLLKYKSGEVYNIKKVNETLQKFIEAYADEGYIYLKILPVENVRDTIIDIKYVFEESQPATINRVIITGNYNTRENVIRRELVTIPGDRLRRSNIIRSAREIFNLGFFENVEPSTGTPDDSGNIDLIYHVTEKEGVATVGAGVSYSAQDKLTGYFELSHPNLFGRGQRLYTKFEIGGRLTNYQIGFTEPWLFDTRTSAGADLYYTNRFWDYYTKRDIGIAGRLSFPFYLDYTRFNYTLRTERTQILDISESYQPPSSGYSLYDDTIPKWTVANSFALVRDSRDFIFNPSSGSYLVLKTEIAKKFLFANIDYNRITFEARAYFPIFWKFVLMGRLKAGVVTSIDEVPLYKRFYAGGVGEDGVRGYSDRSLSPTVDGRTVGGDAIFINNIELKMKLSPSVAFLLFYDAGNVFESYKDMNLHKLYRGIGAGIRVEIPMMGVLGFDLGYGLDRERPGFEPHFQINPFGMF comes from the coding sequence ATTCAAGCAAAAGTGATTCTCCTCTTTTTTCTATTCCATTATACGATAGCCGACGTCAATGTCGATGCCAGGTGGACCGACCCACAGCTTATCCTGGAAGCGGCGGGTCTGAAGGTCGGAGGTGATTTCAACGACGAGGACGTCCAGGAAATCATTCATAACCTCGCACGATTGAAATTGTTCAATTTCGTTTCGGTCGACACTTCGATCGTCGGCGACGGAATTTTTATAAAGATCACGGTGGAAGAAGCGCCCTTTTTGAAAAGCCGACCGAAATTCATCGGCAACAAGAAAATAAAAGATAAAAAATTACGGGAAAGACTCGACCTGAAACCCGGGCAGGTCATTACCGATAAAACGATCTTCGACTGCAAGAGAAAAATCATCGCGCTCTATAAAGAAAACTCTTTTTATAACACCGAAGTAAGAGACAGTATGACGGTAGATTCCCTTAACAAAGCAGAACTTTTCTTCTTAATCAAAGAAGGCGGTGAACCGAGGATCGGTTCGATTGTAATCAACGGCAACAGCGCCTTTTCCGACAACAAAATAAGAAAATTGATGCAGAACAAACCCAAGGCGTTTCTCAGGGCGGGCAAACTCGATGAGGAAAAACTCGCTGAAGACATCGTGAAGATCAGGGAATTCTATAAAGAGCACGGGTACCTGGACGTAGAGGTTGAGGAACCGATAATCGAGGTCAAGGACAACAAATTCATCATTACAATAAACATCCAGGAGAACAAAAAATATTATATCGGAGACATCGGTTTTGAAGGTAATTCCGTATTCGGCACCCAGCAGCTCGAAAGACTGCTTAAATATAAAAGCGGTGAAGTCTACAACATAAAAAAAGTCAATGAGACACTGCAGAAATTCATCGAGGCGTATGCAGACGAAGGATATATCTACCTCAAGATCCTCCCCGTTGAAAACGTCCGTGATACGATAATCGACATCAAATACGTCTTTGAAGAATCGCAGCCCGCAACGATCAATCGGGTGATCATCACGGGCAACTATAATACGAGGGAAAACGTAATACGGCGCGAACTGGTGACGATCCCCGGCGACAGACTCCGTCGTTCCAATATAATTCGAAGCGCAAGAGAAATCTTCAACCTCGGCTTTTTCGAGAACGTCGAACCCAGTACAGGAACACCGGACGACAGCGGCAATATCGATTTAATCTATCACGTAACCGAAAAAGAAGGCGTTGCGACGGTCGGAGCGGGAGTTTCGTATTCAGCCCAGGATAAACTCACCGGTTACTTCGAGCTGAGCCATCCCAATCTCTTCGGCAGAGGACAACGACTCTACACGAAATTCGAGATAGGCGGCAGATTGACGAATTATCAGATCGGCTTCACTGAACCCTGGCTCTTCGACACCCGGACGAGCGCGGGAGCCGACCTTTACTATACGAACCGATTCTGGGATTATTACACAAAGAGGGATATCGGTATTGCGGGACGCCTTTCTTTTCCTTTCTATCTTGATTACACAAGATTCAATTATACCCTGCGTACGGAACGGACTCAGATACTTGACATTTCAGAATCGTATCAACCGCCCAGCAGCGGTTACAGTCTGTATGACGACACCATTCCGAAATGGACCGTGGCGAATTCATTCGCCCTTGTCAGGGATTCCCGGGACTTCATCTTTAATCCCTCAAGCGGTTCCTATTTGGTCTTAAAAACGGAAATCGCAAAGAAATTTCTGTTCGCCAATATAGATTACAACCGAATAACTTTTGAGGCGAGAGCCTATTTCCCCATCTTCTGGAAATTCGTTCTTATGGGAAGGTTGAAAGCGGGTGTCGTGACGAGTATCGATGAGGTACCTCTGTACAAAAGATTCTATGCCGGTGGTGTGGGTGAAGACGGTGTAAGGGGATATTCAGACCGTTCCCTCTCCCCCACGGTCGACGGAAGGACGGTCGGTGGTGACGCCATCTTCATCAATAATATAGAGCTCAAGATGAAACTCTCTCCAAGTGTCGCCTTTCTCTTGTTCTACGATGCCGGCAATGTCTTTGAATCATACAAAGATATGAACCTCCACAAATTATACCGCGGTATAGGCGCCGGTATCCGTGTGGAAATACCTATGATGGGGGTTCTCGGATTCGATCTCGGTTATGGTCTGGATCGGGAAAGGCCCGGTTTTGAACCCCACTTCCAGATAAATCCTTTCGGGATGTTCTGA
- a CDS encoding OmpH family outer membrane protein yields the protein MQGGVVRKYFLILFIPLLFFGKEAKIGFVDSERIFKEYQATIAAKTELNDFIKTYRDSAAVLKQNIEQLKSELETQKLVLSEEARLRKLDDIESLTRSYNRFLEEVFGKGGKIEQKNDELMAPLVRKINDAVAKISEQEGFVMVLDLSQDVFYAKSELDLTDLVINELNLEYGPQNLPEGELKKVIAIFPFREENTEAADADLGEKCQNELYKIISAFTQTYRIISKTEVRTEIIKRGYGTNIDDNQAYSIARSLLCDYIVVGKVTKFATKIDYTISLKDVNKNTEIGKKNTTITEEIKLSEELNNDLRALLEKIQQ from the coding sequence ATGCAAGGAGGTGTTGTGCGAAAATATTTTTTGATTTTATTCATCCCTCTCCTGTTTTTCGGTAAAGAGGCTAAGATAGGCTTTGTCGACTCGGAACGTATCTTCAAGGAATATCAAGCGACGATCGCTGCAAAGACGGAGTTGAACGACTTCATCAAAACGTATCGGGACTCGGCGGCGGTTCTGAAACAGAATATTGAACAGCTGAAGTCAGAACTGGAAACCCAGAAGCTGGTACTCTCAGAAGAGGCGCGGTTGAGAAAACTCGATGACATAGAATCGCTCACCAGGTCCTACAACCGTTTTCTCGAAGAGGTCTTCGGTAAGGGCGGTAAGATCGAACAAAAAAACGACGAATTGATGGCGCCTCTTGTAAGAAAAATAAACGACGCCGTGGCGAAGATTTCTGAACAGGAAGGATTCGTTATGGTTCTTGATCTCTCACAGGATGTATTCTATGCAAAGAGTGAACTCGATCTCACCGATCTTGTGATCAACGAATTGAACCTCGAATACGGACCACAGAATCTGCCAGAGGGTGAACTGAAAAAAGTCATTGCAATCTTTCCTTTCCGGGAAGAGAACACCGAGGCGGCGGACGCTGATCTGGGTGAAAAATGTCAGAATGAATTGTATAAAATCATCAGCGCCTTCACTCAGACATACCGCATCATCAGTAAAACCGAAGTCCGCACCGAGATCATCAAAAGGGGTTACGGTACGAACATCGACGACAATCAGGCATACAGTATAGCACGCAGCCTGTTATGTGACTATATCGTCGTCGGGAAAGTCACGAAATTCGCAACAAAGATCGATTATACGATTTCGCTGAAGGATGTAAACAAGAACACTGAAATAGGTAAGAAAAACACAACGATCACCGAAGAGATAAAGCTGTCCGAAGAGCTCAATAATGACCTGAGGGCGTTGCTGGAAAAGATCCAGCAATAA